One window from the genome of Dioscorea cayenensis subsp. rotundata cultivar TDr96_F1 chromosome 3, TDr96_F1_v2_PseudoChromosome.rev07_lg8_w22 25.fasta, whole genome shotgun sequence encodes:
- the LOC120250655 gene encoding putative UPF0481 protein At3g02645, translating to MDSSNQSSQPSNSNHLFDELRWVIQIRRHLEESTEDDHDIPVTIFSVPKALRVSKPEAFVPQLIALGPYHHWQPELYEMERYKLSAAKRAQKQLHGQKFQQVVEHFIKLEHITHAHYHRYLDFNGETLAWMMIVDTSFLLEFLQSYAPEEGKVLRRVPSRMSHLVDKAGRKSAHNMILRDIMMLENQVPLFLLRVCLEFQCSSLQEADDVLTLMLNGFMRALCPFKMMQNFLCIDVTRHAHLLELLYYILVPKPEEQNCEVIDIHEDQNDAGGSIDQTNNDDSSHIKQFFNASWTAASGLNGSVIQYIKQVLFSKPIKFLVKVPWKIITSLPVFSVLKKPVEYLFFSETSANSKTENSSSNQNISKQPLIEEIMIPSVRELVNAGISFSATKGDMTTIQFDLKTVTLYLPTVKLDNNTEVILRNLVAYESSLASGPLVFTRYTELMNGIIDTDEDVKLLRERGIILNKMKSDGEVAKLWNSMSRSVRLTRVPFLDKVIEDVNKYYSSRWRVKTTKFMKKYVFGSWQFLTFLAAILLLLLTSLQAFCSVYSCARWFNPAIIGQ from the exons ATGGATTCTTCAAACCAATCCTCACAACCATCTAACTCCAACCATCTCTTTGATGAGCTTCGGTGGGTTATCCAAATCCGTCGACATCTTGAGGAAAGCACCGAAGATGATCACGACATCCCTGTGACAATTTTCAGCGTGCCAAAGGCTCTGAGAGTTAGCAAACCTGAAGCCTTTGTTCCGCAACTCATCGCCCTCGGTCCATATCATCATTGGCAACCGGAACTCTATGAGATGGAACGGTACAAGCTCTCGGCGGCGAAGCGTGCTCAAAAACAACTCCATGGCCAAAAATTTCAACAAGTTGTCGAGCACTTTATTAAACTTGAGCATATTACTCACGCACATTATCACag GTATCTTGATTTTAACGGTGAAACACTAGCATGGATGATGATAGTTGACACAtcatttttgcttgaatttctgcAAAGTTATGCACCGGAAGAAGGTAAAGTTCTCCGGCGAGTGCCGTCCAGAATGTCTCATTTGGTAGACAAGGCCGGGAGGAAATCAGCTCACAATATGATTCTAAGAGACATTATGATGTTAGAGAATCAAGTGCCTCTATTCTTGTTAAGAGTTTGTTTGGAGTTCCAATGTTCATCACTTCAAGAAGCAGATGATGTGCTCACTTTGATGTTGAATGGATTCATGAGAGCCCTTTGTCCATTCAAGATGATGCAAAATTTTCTTTGCATTGATGTCACTCGACATGCTCATTTGTTAGAGCTTCTCTACTACATTCTTGTTCCGAAACCTGAAGAACAAAATTGTGAAGTTATAGATATCCATGAAGATCAAAACGATGCCGGGGGATCAATTGATCAAACTAATAATGATGATTCTAGTCATATCAAACAATTCTTCAACGCAAGTTGGACAGCGGCTTCGGGCCTTAATGGATCGGTTATACAATACATCAAGCAAGTTCTGTTCTCAAAACCAATAAAGTTCTTGGTGAAAGTACCTTGGAAGATAATCACCAGTCTGCCAGTGTTCTCTGTCTTGAAAAAACCAGTTGAATATCTTTTCTTCTCTGAAACAAGTGCTAATTCGAAGACCGAAAACTCAAGTTCAAATCAGAACATCAGCAAGCAGCCATTGATAGAAGAGATCATGATTCCATCAGTGAGGGAACTTGTCAATGCAGGCATTAGCTTCTCGGCAACAAAAGGAGATATGACCACAATTCAATTTGATTTAAAGACTGTCACCTTATACCTTCCTACTGTTAAATTGGACAACAACACTGAAGTTATACTTAGGAACTTGGTAGCCTATGAATCATCATTGGCATCAGGACCTCTTGTTTTTACTCGGTATACCGAGTTAATGAATGGAATTATAGATACTGATGAGGATGTAAAGCTTCTAAGGGAAAGAGGGATTATCTTGAACAAAATGAAGAGCGACGGCGAGGTCGCGAAGCTGTGGAATTCAATGAGTAGATCTGTTAGGCTTACAAGAGTGCCATTTCTTGATAAAGTGATAGAAGATGTGAACAAATATTATAGCAGTAGATGGAGAGTGAAGACTACAAAGTTCATGAAGAAGTATGTTTTTGGTTCATGGCAGTTCCTCACATTTCTTGCAGCTATTTTGCTGCTTTTGCTTACCAGTTTGCAGGCATTTTGCTCAGTCTATAGTTGTGCTCGCTGGTTCAATCCTGCAATCATTGGACAGTAA